Proteins from a genomic interval of Ralstonia wenshanensis:
- a CDS encoding efflux RND transporter permease subunit has translation MARFFIDRPVFAWVIALAIILAGVLALPKLPVAQYPNIAPPNVSISATYPGASARTVESAVTAIIEREMNGAPGLLYMSSSSDAAGNVSINLSFTQGTSPDLAAVEVQNRLKIVEERLPEVVRRNGIRIEKAAENYMMYLSLTAERGRFDGIDLGDLASSDLIPQLRRVPGVGTAQLFDAEYAMRIWPDADKLTALGLTAGDLSDAVRRYNARITVGEIGSGAVPGSAPINASVTGDDGLTTPDAFGQIPLRADAQGRMVLLRDVARVELGGSDYLYLSRMNGKPATTIGIKLAPGANAVGVAKRVRAVLDEAQAHFPPGVRYEVAYDSSRFVGIAIEQVVKTLLEAVVLVFLVMMLFMQNLRATLIPTLVVPIALLGTFAVMLPMGFSINVLTLFGLVLAIGILVDDAIVVVENVERVMHEDGLSPREATAKAMRQISGAIVGISLVLTAVFVPMAFFGGAVGNIYRQFSLSLAVSMVFSAFLALTLTPALCATLLKPVQAGHGAERKGFFGAFNRGFARLTARYQGGVAKLLNRTGRALIAYGAVIGVVVLLFTQLPTAFLPEEDTGEFMTVVMLPTGATQAQTLDVVRQAEQHFMTQEPAVASTLAITGFSLYGNGQNAAMLFLTLKDWKQRKGADQHVDAVVGRANAAFGKIKGAMVMAMNSPALPELGSKPGFDLRLQDRGGAGYERLAQARDHMLAEAAKHPALSEVTFAGQGDAPQVLIDVDRKKALSMGVSIEDINRTLAVMFGSDYAGDFVYRNQVRRVIVQADGKQRVSVEQLGRMHVRNAAGAMVPLSAFTTTKWIVGPLKLDRYNGFPAMTITGSPAPGHSSGEAMAAMESIARGLPEGFGYEWTGQSFEERLSGAQAPALFALSILVVFLCLAALYESWSIPLAVMLVVPLGVVGALLGATLRFLPNDIYFKVGLIATIGLSAKNAILIIEVAKDLLAQGMGLIEATLEAARLRFRPIVMTSLAFAFGVVPLAIATGAASASQRAIGTGVLGGIITATVLAVFLVPVFFVVVRGVFKGSERQRRLDAAHEHETAGPAA, from the coding sequence ATGGCGCGCTTCTTTATCGACCGCCCGGTCTTTGCCTGGGTGATTGCGCTGGCCATCATCCTGGCCGGCGTGCTCGCGTTGCCCAAGCTGCCGGTGGCGCAGTATCCGAACATCGCGCCGCCCAACGTGAGCATCTCTGCCACCTACCCGGGCGCGTCCGCGCGCACGGTGGAGAGCGCCGTCACCGCGATCATCGAGCGCGAGATGAACGGTGCGCCGGGGCTGCTGTACATGTCGTCGTCGTCCGATGCGGCGGGCAATGTGTCGATCAATCTGTCGTTCACGCAGGGCACGAGTCCCGATCTTGCGGCGGTGGAGGTGCAGAACCGGCTGAAGATCGTCGAAGAACGCCTGCCCGAGGTCGTGCGCCGCAACGGCATCCGCATCGAGAAGGCGGCCGAGAACTACATGATGTATCTGTCGCTGACGGCTGAGCGCGGGCGCTTCGACGGCATCGACCTGGGCGACCTCGCGTCGTCTGATCTGATTCCGCAGTTGCGCCGTGTGCCGGGCGTGGGCACCGCGCAGTTGTTCGATGCGGAATACGCCATGCGCATCTGGCCCGATGCCGACAAGCTGACCGCATTGGGCCTGACCGCCGGCGACCTGAGCGACGCCGTGCGCCGCTACAACGCGCGCATCACCGTGGGTGAGATCGGCAGCGGAGCGGTGCCGGGCAGCGCGCCCATCAACGCGAGCGTGACCGGCGACGATGGGCTGACCACGCCGGACGCATTCGGCCAGATCCCGCTGCGTGCGGATGCGCAGGGCCGCATGGTGCTGCTGCGCGATGTGGCGCGCGTGGAGCTGGGCGGCAGCGATTACCTGTACCTCTCGCGCATGAACGGCAAGCCCGCCACGACCATCGGCATCAAGCTCGCCCCCGGCGCCAATGCCGTGGGTGTGGCCAAGCGCGTGCGTGCGGTGCTGGACGAAGCGCAGGCGCATTTCCCGCCCGGCGTGCGCTACGAGGTGGCGTACGACAGCTCGCGCTTTGTCGGCATCGCCATCGAGCAGGTGGTCAAGACGCTGCTCGAAGCCGTGGTGCTCGTGTTCCTGGTGATGATGCTGTTCATGCAGAACCTGCGCGCGACGCTCATCCCGACGCTGGTCGTACCGATCGCGTTGCTGGGCACGTTTGCGGTGATGCTGCCGATGGGTTTTTCCATCAACGTGCTGACGCTGTTCGGCCTGGTGCTTGCCATCGGCATCCTGGTCGACGATGCCATCGTGGTGGTGGAAAACGTCGAACGCGTGATGCATGAAGACGGGCTCTCGCCGCGCGAGGCGACGGCCAAGGCGATGCGCCAGATCAGCGGGGCCATCGTCGGCATCTCGCTGGTGCTGACGGCGGTGTTCGTGCCGATGGCGTTCTTTGGCGGCGCGGTGGGCAATATCTACCGGCAGTTTTCGCTGTCGCTGGCGGTGTCGATGGTGTTCTCGGCATTCCTGGCATTGACGCTCACGCCCGCGCTTTGCGCAACGCTGCTCAAGCCGGTGCAGGCCGGCCATGGTGCCGAGCGCAAGGGCTTCTTCGGCGCATTCAACCGGGGTTTTGCGCGGTTGACGGCGCGCTACCAAGGCGGCGTTGCGAAGCTGCTGAACCGCACTGGCCGCGCGCTGATTGCCTACGGTGCCGTGATCGGCGTGGTGGTGTTGCTGTTCACGCAACTGCCGACCGCCTTCCTGCCCGAAGAAGACACCGGCGAGTTCATGACCGTCGTCATGCTGCCGACCGGCGCCACACAGGCGCAGACGCTCGACGTCGTGCGGCAAGCCGAGCAGCACTTCATGACGCAGGAGCCGGCGGTGGCGTCCACGCTGGCCATCACGGGCTTCAGCCTATACGGCAACGGCCAGAACGCGGCCATGCTGTTCCTGACGCTCAAGGACTGGAAGCAACGCAAGGGCGCTGACCAGCACGTCGATGCCGTGGTCGGGCGAGCCAATGCGGCGTTCGGCAAGATCAAGGGCGCGATGGTCATGGCGATGAACTCGCCCGCGCTGCCGGAGCTGGGCAGCAAGCCCGGCTTCGACCTGCGTCTGCAAGACCGCGGCGGTGCTGGTTACGAACGCCTGGCGCAAGCGCGCGACCACATGCTGGCCGAAGCCGCGAAGCATCCGGCGCTGTCGGAAGTCACGTTTGCGGGCCAGGGCGATGCGCCGCAGGTGCTGATCGATGTGGACCGCAAGAAGGCGCTGTCGATGGGCGTGTCGATTGAGGACATCAACCGCACGCTGGCCGTGATGTTCGGCTCCGACTACGCGGGTGATTTCGTCTACCGCAACCAGGTGCGTCGTGTGATCGTGCAGGCCGACGGCAAGCAGCGTGTCTCGGTCGAGCAGCTCGGCCGGATGCATGTGCGCAATGCGGCGGGGGCGATGGTGCCGCTCTCCGCGTTCACCACGACAAAGTGGATCGTCGGGCCGCTCAAGCTCGACCGCTACAACGGCTTTCCGGCCATGACGATCACCGGCTCGCCCGCGCCGGGTCATAGCTCCGGCGAGGCGATGGCGGCGATGGAGTCGATTGCGCGCGGCCTGCCCGAAGGCTTCGGCTACGAGTGGACAGGGCAGTCGTTCGAGGAGCGCCTGTCGGGCGCGCAGGCGCCGGCGCTGTTTGCGTTGTCGATCCTCGTCGTGTTCCTGTGCCTCGCGGCGTTGTACGAAAGCTGGTCGATTCCGCTGGCGGTCATGCTGGTGGTGCCGCTGGGGGTGGTGGGCGCGCTGCTGGGTGCCACGCTGCGTTTCCTGCCCAACGACATCTATTTCAAGGTCGGGCTCATTGCCACCATCGGCCTGTCGGCCAAGAACGCGATCCTGATCATCGAAGTGGCAAAGGATCTGTTGGCGCAAGGCATGGGGCTGATAGAAGCCACGCTGGAGGCCGCGCGTCTGCGCTTCCGGCCGATCGTGATGACGTCGCTGGCGTTTGCGTTTGGCGTCGTGCCGCTGGCAATTGCGACCGGCGCGGCATCGGCCAGCCAGCGTGCCATCGGCACGGGCGTGCTGGGTGGGATCATCACGGCGACGGTGCTGGCGGTGTTCCTGGTGCCGGTGTTCTTTGTGGTGGTGCGGGGCGTGTTCAAGGGCAGCGAGCGGCAGCGCCGGCTGGACGCGGCGCACGAGCACGAGACTGCTGGGCCGGCCGCCTGA
- a CDS encoding alpha/beta hydrolase: protein MTTSASGSTAVLLIHGLGGTAYDVGVLQKALRSAGAVTHVPTLPGHGTRPEDLIHMPAEAWLEALKQTYEQLAAEHDTVHIAGMCMGALLALVLAHRVRHGIARPQDRLALLATPIHIDGWSTPWYRDLRYVVYRIPGMAARMRVEEDEPFGIKNPLLRRIIKAKLARGDSFHYPWVPLACIRQVDRLRRWAVAGAPDTLCQTLVIHSREDELTSLRSAETLQATLPHARSVVLENSYHMICVDNDRDQVAAEVLGFFGFDPTAARRKSPAAAD from the coding sequence GTGACGACATCGGCGTCCGGCAGCACGGCCGTGCTGCTGATCCATGGTCTGGGCGGTACGGCCTACGACGTGGGCGTGCTACAGAAAGCGCTGCGCAGCGCCGGCGCCGTCACGCACGTGCCGACCTTGCCAGGCCACGGTACCCGCCCCGAAGACCTGATCCACATGCCCGCCGAGGCCTGGCTTGAAGCGCTCAAGCAAACCTATGAGCAGCTCGCCGCCGAGCATGACACCGTGCATATCGCCGGAATGTGCATGGGTGCGCTGTTGGCGCTGGTGCTGGCGCACCGGGTTCGGCATGGCATTGCGCGCCCGCAGGACAGGCTGGCGCTGCTCGCCACGCCGATCCATATCGATGGCTGGTCGACGCCGTGGTATCGCGATCTGCGCTACGTGGTCTATCGCATCCCGGGCATGGCCGCACGCATGCGCGTGGAAGAGGACGAGCCGTTCGGCATCAAGAATCCGCTATTGCGGCGGATCATTAAAGCCAAGCTCGCACGCGGCGACAGCTTCCACTACCCGTGGGTGCCGCTGGCATGCATTCGGCAGGTGGACCGGCTGCGACGCTGGGCAGTGGCGGGGGCGCCCGACACGCTATGCCAGACGCTGGTGATCCATTCGCGCGAAGACGAGCTCACCAGCCTGCGCTCCGCCGAAACGCTGCAGGCCACCCTGCCCCATGCGCGCAGCGTGGTGCTGGAGAACAGCTACCACATGATCTGCGTAGACAACGACCGCGATCAGGTCGCCGCAGAGGTCCTCGGCTTCTTCGGTTTTGACCCGACAGCGGCCAGGCGCAAGAGCCCAGCCGCCGCAGATTGA
- a CDS encoding DMT family transporter: MNKSVALPVAPLDHAERRGLLLGFIGVAIFSQTLPFTRMAVAELDATFVALARAVLASVLALVLLAATGAFSAGKRPRGNQWWQLAVTAMGVVVGFPLFSSLAMRDVPAAHGAIITGLLPLATAIFAAWFGRERPSSGFWLCAVIGSVLVVSFALLQGAGALHRADWLLFAAMVTGALGYATGGRLARDLGGTQTIAWALVVSLPVLLPLVGALAWLPSTHQAEALAHASSRAWMGLAYVSAFSMFIGFLFWYSGLAAGGVARVGQIQLLQPFMTLIGGWLLLGESLDTPTVLFALAVIAVVGIGRRTSVRR, translated from the coding sequence ATGAACAAGTCCGTCGCCCTGCCCGTGGCACCCCTTGACCACGCCGAACGCCGCGGCCTGCTGCTCGGCTTCATCGGCGTGGCCATCTTCAGCCAGACGCTGCCGTTCACGCGCATGGCAGTCGCCGAGCTGGATGCCACCTTCGTGGCGCTGGCGCGGGCGGTGCTGGCGAGCGTGCTGGCGTTGGTGCTCCTCGCCGCCACGGGCGCATTCTCGGCCGGCAAGCGCCCGCGCGGCAATCAATGGTGGCAACTGGCAGTGACGGCGATGGGTGTAGTGGTGGGCTTTCCGCTGTTCTCGTCGCTGGCGATGCGCGATGTGCCGGCCGCCCATGGCGCCATCATCACCGGCCTGCTGCCGCTTGCGACAGCCATCTTTGCCGCGTGGTTCGGGCGCGAGCGGCCATCCAGTGGGTTCTGGCTGTGCGCGGTCATTGGTAGCGTGCTCGTTGTTTCATTTGCGCTGCTGCAAGGTGCGGGCGCCCTGCACCGCGCCGATTGGCTCCTCTTCGCCGCCATGGTGACGGGCGCCCTCGGCTATGCGACCGGCGGCAGGCTCGCACGCGATCTGGGCGGCACGCAGACGATTGCCTGGGCGCTGGTCGTCTCCCTGCCCGTACTGCTGCCGCTCGTAGGCGCGCTGGCATGGCTGCCGTCCACACATCAGGCCGAGGCGCTGGCGCATGCGTCGTCCCGGGCCTGGATGGGGCTGGCTTATGTATCGGCCTTTTCCATGTTCATCGGCTTCCTGTTCTGGTATTCCGGCCTGGCAGCGGGCGGTGTTGCGCGGGTCGGCCAGATACAATTGCTGCAACCTTTCATGACGTTGATTGGCGGCTGGCTGCTGCTGGGCGAATCGCTCGACACGCCCACCGTGCTGTTTGCGCTGGCGGTGATTGCCGTGGTCGGCATCGGCCGGCGCACGTCGGTACGCCGATAG
- a CDS encoding MASE1 domain-containing protein, with protein sequence MPLNRPSTTVATILWGALYLVAAIVSHRLNGPVDMTGYIWLPAGVTMAAFMLRPYREWPGLGAAFAVAQLALAAIEHTNPAHAMLFVLDEAGSAALAVALVRLARVPLEGLYFVRAMLVAGAVSALLGALFGAAWFAWSQGGSFGHVLRIWAASDFLGVLIVTPVLAAWSRFRAFRSGGTDRTDFLLGLAAAIALALSAYVIFDGNSDAKFGDGIGFALTYVPLFFAVVVALLWGGRGGSMAVLLLTLVALTQTAEGDGPFAVLDHHYGQSLLEAQLYLGIAALLVLLVSALKTTREQLHEQSAQWQNRVELALATSGQLVYTIDPASGRIDWGGDIVLVFGHEPASMASISTVLQLVHPDDRDALRARWLGETSLDDGAAMPARRQTLRITARDGTLHTVVDTGGPLMDAVGNMALVTGTWSVETAL encoded by the coding sequence ATGCCATTGAACCGACCTTCCACCACCGTCGCCACGATCCTCTGGGGCGCGCTTTACCTGGTTGCCGCCATCGTGTCGCACCGGCTGAATGGGCCGGTCGACATGACGGGCTACATCTGGCTGCCGGCAGGCGTAACCATGGCTGCATTCATGCTGCGGCCTTATCGCGAGTGGCCGGGGCTGGGGGCAGCGTTTGCCGTGGCGCAACTGGCGCTGGCCGCCATTGAACACACCAACCCGGCCCACGCGATGCTCTTCGTGCTCGACGAGGCGGGCAGCGCAGCGCTGGCCGTGGCGCTGGTGCGGCTGGCGCGCGTGCCGCTTGAGGGGCTCTATTTCGTGCGCGCGATGCTGGTGGCCGGCGCGGTCAGTGCACTGCTCGGGGCGCTGTTCGGGGCGGCATGGTTTGCGTGGTCGCAAGGCGGCTCATTCGGGCACGTCCTGCGCATCTGGGCGGCATCGGATTTCCTGGGCGTGCTGATCGTCACGCCGGTGCTCGCGGCATGGTCCCGCTTTCGCGCGTTCCGCTCGGGTGGCACGGACCGCACGGATTTCCTGCTCGGTCTGGCGGCCGCGATTGCGCTCGCGCTGTCGGCGTACGTCATCTTCGACGGCAACAGCGATGCCAAGTTTGGTGACGGCATCGGCTTTGCACTGACGTACGTCCCGCTGTTCTTTGCCGTGGTGGTGGCCCTGCTGTGGGGCGGCCGCGGCGGCTCGATGGCCGTGCTGCTGCTCACGCTGGTGGCGCTCACGCAAACCGCCGAGGGCGACGGCCCGTTCGCCGTGCTCGACCACCACTATGGACAGTCGCTCCTGGAAGCGCAGCTGTACTTGGGCATTGCCGCGCTGCTCGTGCTGCTGGTGAGCGCGCTCAAAACCACGCGCGAACAACTGCACGAGCAAAGCGCGCAGTGGCAGAACCGCGTGGAGCTGGCGTTGGCGACGTCGGGCCAGCTCGTCTACACCATCGACCCGGCGAGCGGCCGCATCGACTGGGGCGGCGACATTGTGCTCGTGTTCGGACACGAACCCGCAAGCATGGCGTCGATCTCCACCGTACTGCAACTGGTGCACCCGGATGACCGCGACGCGCTGCGTGCGCGCTGGCTCGGGGAGACCTCGCTGGACGACGGGGCCGCCATGCCCGCGCGCCGCCAGACGCTGCGCATCACAGCACGCGACGGCACGCTGCACACCGTGGTGGATACCGGTGGCCCGCTGATGGACGCCGTCGGCAACATGGCGCTCGTCACCGGTACCTGGTCGGTCGAGACCGCACTGTGA
- a CDS encoding aminotransferase-like domain-containing protein → MNPTSHIISLDARRAAARPAAEQLPDPIPSAQMTLVDQLTEWARMRIDERVFRAGMRMPSIRQLAQEKSISRFTVVEAYERLVAQGYLESRRGSGFYVKERQALLPEEPVAPPPTAARKIDVTWLLRNMFHSAEPRKAPGVGFLPNGWLDGELIANALRSLGRLNGNQFLSLGTPQGFLPLRQQLQTRLAELEIGARPEQIVVTSGITASLDLIARQYVQPGDTVLVGDPAWFLMFGRFAAQGAQVIGVPYTTEGPDLVALEGLVQARRPKLLVINSILHNPTGTSLSAAKAFQLLRLAEQYGFLIVEDDIYGDLAPPGYQATRLASLDQLRRVIYLNSFSKTLAVNLRVGFIACHPELAKNLTDAKLLTGFATPEINERVLYKILTEGQYRKHVERVRGRLDRARDAVQRNLERMGLKLFAQQGAGMFLWADTGQDTNAIARAGHEQGYVFAPGSLFSPSQMPSTWMRFNIATSADPDMLRFLAEQLDRGS, encoded by the coding sequence ATGAATCCCACCTCCCACATCATCAGCCTGGATGCCCGCCGCGCGGCCGCCCGCCCAGCGGCGGAGCAATTGCCCGACCCGATTCCTTCGGCGCAGATGACGCTGGTGGATCAGCTCACCGAATGGGCGCGGATGCGCATTGATGAGCGCGTGTTTCGGGCGGGCATGCGCATGCCGTCGATCCGGCAGCTGGCCCAGGAGAAGAGCATTTCGCGGTTCACCGTGGTGGAGGCGTACGAGCGGCTGGTGGCGCAGGGGTATCTGGAGTCGCGCCGCGGTTCGGGCTTCTACGTGAAGGAGCGTCAAGCGCTGCTGCCCGAGGAGCCGGTCGCGCCGCCGCCGACCGCCGCACGCAAGATCGACGTGACCTGGCTGCTGCGGAACATGTTCCATTCGGCCGAGCCACGCAAGGCGCCGGGTGTGGGCTTCTTGCCCAACGGGTGGCTGGACGGCGAGCTGATCGCCAACGCGCTGCGCTCGCTGGGGCGACTGAACGGCAACCAATTTCTGTCGCTGGGCACGCCACAGGGCTTCTTGCCGCTGCGCCAGCAATTGCAAACACGGCTGGCCGAGCTGGAAATCGGTGCGCGACCCGAACAGATCGTGGTGACCTCCGGGATCACCGCTTCACTCGACCTGATTGCGCGTCAGTATGTGCAGCCGGGCGACACGGTCCTCGTGGGCGATCCGGCGTGGTTCCTGATGTTCGGCCGTTTTGCCGCGCAGGGTGCGCAGGTGATTGGTGTGCCCTATACCACCGAGGGGCCGGACTTGGTCGCGCTGGAAGGGTTGGTCCAGGCGCGTCGCCCCAAGCTGCTGGTCATCAACTCGATCCTGCACAACCCGACCGGTACGTCGCTCTCGGCTGCCAAGGCATTCCAGCTGTTGCGGTTGGCTGAGCAGTACGGTTTTCTGATCGTTGAAGATGACATTTATGGCGATCTTGCGCCGCCCGGCTATCAGGCGACGCGGCTGGCAAGCCTGGATCAGTTGCGCCGGGTGATTTACCTGAACAGCTTTTCCAAAACGCTGGCGGTGAACCTGCGCGTGGGTTTCATTGCCTGCCATCCGGAACTGGCCAAGAACCTGACCGATGCCAAGCTGCTGACGGGGTTTGCTACGCCCGAGATCAACGAACGCGTGCTCTACAAGATCCTCACCGAAGGCCAATATCGCAAGCACGTTGAACGCGTGCGCGGCCGCCTGGACCGTGCGCGCGATGCCGTGCAGCGGAACCTCGAGCGCATGGGCCTGAAGTTGTTTGCGCAGCAGGGCGCGGGCATGTTCCTCTGGGCCGATACCGGGCAGGACACCAACGCCATTGCCCGCGCCGGGCACGAGCAGGGCTATGTGTTTGCGCCGGGGAGCTTGTTCTCGCCGTCGCAGATGCCGTCGACGTGGATGCGCTTCAATATCGCGACCAGCGCGGATCCGGACATGCTGCGGTTCCTGGCGGAGCAGCTCGATCGCGGGTCTTGA
- a CDS encoding aminotransferase-like domain-containing protein yields the protein MDHTACTFSSRAQKLTSSAIREILKITERPEVISFAGGLPAPVTFPVEAIQAACARMFADNPQASLQYTPTEGLSVLREWIAQRHGTTASRVLITTGSQQGLDLLGKIFIDPQSKVLVETPTYLGALQAFSLFEPTYTSIATDDKGLLPDALTPELAAGARFFYTIPNFQNPTGRRLPLDRRQALVARAKELGVLLVEDDPYGELSYTGDALPSLRSLNPDGVIYMGSFSKILAPGMRLGYIIAPEHIHFKLVQAKQASDLHTPSFTQRVAYEVLKTGLLDTHIPSIRTLYGKQCEAMLDSLTRHMPAGVHWNRPEGGMFIWVEVPEGIDTMALLEKAVARNVAFVPGAPFYANAPRRNTLRLAFVTVAPERIEQGIAVLGELIRAEIAALTPKAA from the coding sequence ATGGACCACACCGCCTGCACCTTCTCCAGCCGCGCTCAGAAACTGACCAGCTCGGCGATCCGGGAAATCCTCAAGATCACCGAACGTCCTGAGGTCATTTCATTCGCCGGCGGCCTGCCCGCCCCGGTCACCTTCCCGGTCGAAGCGATTCAGGCGGCGTGCGCCCGCATGTTTGCCGACAACCCGCAGGCCTCGCTGCAGTACACGCCCACCGAAGGCCTGTCGGTGCTGCGCGAATGGATTGCCCAGCGTCATGGCACCACCGCCTCGCGCGTGCTGATCACCACGGGCTCGCAGCAGGGGCTGGACCTGCTCGGCAAGATCTTCATCGACCCGCAAAGCAAGGTGCTGGTCGAAACGCCGACGTACCTCGGCGCGCTGCAAGCGTTCTCGCTGTTCGAGCCGACCTATACGTCCATCGCCACCGACGACAAGGGCCTGCTGCCCGACGCGTTGACGCCGGAACTGGCAGCCGGCGCGCGCTTCTTCTACACGATCCCGAACTTCCAGAACCCGACCGGCCGCCGCCTGCCGCTGGACCGCCGCCAGGCCCTGGTGGCCCGCGCGAAGGAACTCGGCGTGCTGCTCGTCGAAGACGACCCGTACGGCGAACTCAGCTACACCGGCGACGCCTTGCCCTCGCTGCGCTCGCTCAATCCGGACGGCGTGATCTACATGGGCTCGTTCTCGAAGATCCTGGCACCGGGCATGCGCCTGGGCTACATCATCGCGCCCGAACACATCCACTTCAAACTCGTGCAGGCCAAGCAGGCATCGGATCTGCACACGCCGAGCTTCACGCAGCGCGTGGCGTACGAGGTGCTGAAGACCGGGCTGCTCGACACGCACATCCCGAGCATCCGAACCCTCTACGGCAAGCAATGCGAAGCGATGCTCGACTCGCTCACGCGCCATATGCCGGCCGGCGTGCACTGGAATCGACCGGAAGGCGGCATGTTCATCTGGGTGGAAGTGCCGGAAGGCATCGACACGATGGCGCTGCTGGAAAAGGCCGTCGCGCGCAATGTGGCCTTCGTGCCGGGCGCGCCGTTCTATGCCAATGCGCCGCGTCGCAATACCTTGCGGCTGGCGTTCGTGACGGTGGCGCCGGAGCGCATCGAGCAAGGCATCGCCGTGCTGGGCGAGTTGATCCGCGCAGAAATCGCTGCGCTCACGCCCAAGGCCGCCTAA
- a CDS encoding glutathione S-transferase family protein, whose protein sequence is MLRIWGRLSSVNVQKVVWCAHELSLDHERIDVGGAFGGVDTPEFKAMNPNGMIPVIEDGLNDSGDTRFVLWESNAIVRYLSARYGPGNLYPLELHERADADRWMDWQTTSYSPSMVDAFLQLVRTPEDQRDAARIERSRQAAERSTAILEAVLAKQPYVAGRRFTMADIVCGCATHRWLGLPMDRPARPNLERWMAELRDRRAAREVLALPVV, encoded by the coding sequence ATGCTGCGGATCTGGGGAAGACTCTCTTCGGTCAACGTTCAGAAGGTCGTCTGGTGCGCGCATGAGCTGTCGCTCGACCATGAGCGCATCGACGTCGGTGGCGCCTTCGGCGGCGTCGACACGCCGGAATTCAAGGCGATGAACCCGAACGGCATGATCCCCGTCATCGAAGACGGCCTGAACGATTCCGGCGATACGCGCTTCGTGCTGTGGGAATCCAACGCCATCGTGCGCTATCTTTCGGCGCGCTACGGCCCGGGCAATCTCTACCCGCTCGAACTCCACGAGCGCGCCGATGCCGACCGCTGGATGGATTGGCAGACCACGTCATACAGCCCGTCGATGGTGGATGCGTTCCTGCAGCTCGTGCGCACGCCAGAAGACCAGCGCGACGCCGCACGCATTGAACGCTCGCGCCAGGCAGCCGAGCGCAGTACCGCCATTCTTGAAGCCGTGCTGGCCAAGCAGCCCTACGTGGCCGGCCGCCGCTTCACCATGGCAGACATCGTCTGCGGCTGCGCCACGCACCGCTGGCTCGGCTTGCCGATGGACCGCCCCGCGCGACCGAACCTCGAGCGCTGGATGGCCGAACTGCGCGACCGGCGCGCCGCGCGCGAAGTCCTGGCGCTGCCCGTGGTCTAA
- a CDS encoding RidA family protein: MTASHDAQAKLKQLGIELPAAGAPAAAYVMAAQTGNQVFLSGHIAKKDGKPWVGKLGADMTTEQGKAAARAIAIDLIATLNTHLGGDLSRVKRIVKVMSLVNSTQEFTEQHLVTNGASELFADVFGDAGKHARSAFGVAQIPFGACVEIELIAEVA, from the coding sequence ATGACCGCCTCGCACGACGCTCAGGCCAAGCTCAAGCAACTCGGCATCGAACTGCCCGCCGCCGGCGCCCCGGCTGCCGCCTACGTCATGGCCGCGCAAACCGGCAACCAGGTTTTCCTGTCCGGCCACATCGCCAAGAAAGACGGCAAGCCCTGGGTGGGCAAGCTGGGCGCCGACATGACCACCGAGCAAGGCAAGGCCGCCGCACGCGCCATCGCCATCGACCTGATCGCCACGCTCAACACGCACCTGGGCGGTGACCTCAGCCGCGTCAAGCGCATCGTCAAGGTCATGAGCCTGGTCAACTCCACGCAGGAGTTCACCGAGCAGCACCTGGTCACCAACGGTGCATCGGAACTGTTCGCCGACGTGTTTGGCGACGCCGGCAAGCACGCCCGCAGCGCCTTCGGTGTCGCGCAGATTCCGTTCGGCGCATGCGTCGAGATCGAGCTGATTGCCGAAGTCGCCTGA
- a CDS encoding alanyl-tRNA editing protein yields the protein MPTLKRFDEDAYRTACDATVVAVHPEGIELDATVFYARSGGQAGDTGTLVGADGQTIAIADTVYSADRQTVLHVPANSADLTLLAPGTPVTATIDWDRRHRLMRLHTCLHLLGSLIPVPVTGCGISPDAGRIDFDLPESTLDRDTLTTQLNELIGRNTPVRIDLITPEELAAQPELVRTIGAAPPAGASAIRIIHIDGIDRQPCGGTHVRATGEIGRVVVTKIEKKSRQNRRVAVAFAD from the coding sequence ATGCCAACGTTGAAACGCTTTGACGAAGACGCCTACCGCACTGCTTGCGACGCCACCGTCGTCGCCGTGCATCCGGAAGGGATTGAACTGGACGCCACGGTGTTTTATGCCCGCAGCGGCGGCCAGGCCGGCGACACCGGCACGCTGGTCGGGGCAGATGGGCAAACCATTGCGATTGCCGACACGGTTTACAGCGCCGATCGCCAAACCGTTCTCCATGTGCCGGCCAATAGCGCGGACCTCACCTTGCTCGCACCCGGCACGCCGGTCACGGCCACCATCGACTGGGACCGCCGCCACCGGCTGATGCGGCTGCATACGTGCCTGCACCTGCTGGGTTCGCTGATTCCCGTGCCCGTCACGGGCTGCGGCATCTCGCCAGACGCCGGCCGCATCGATTTCGACCTGCCGGAATCGACGCTCGACCGCGACACGCTCACCACGCAGCTGAATGAACTCATCGGCCGCAACACGCCGGTGCGCATCGACCTGATCACGCCGGAGGAACTGGCCGCCCAGCCCGAACTCGTGCGCACCATCGGCGCGGCGCCACCGGCAGGCGCCTCGGCCATCCGCATCATCCACATTGACGGCATCGACCGCCAACCGTGCGGCGGCACCCATGTGCGCGCCACCGGAGAAATCGGCCGCGTGGTCGTCACCAAGATCGAAAAGAAAAGCCGCCAGAACCGACGCGTCGCCGTGGCGTTCGCAGATTGA